One Chloroflexota bacterium DNA segment encodes these proteins:
- a CDS encoding SDR family NAD(P)-dependent oxidoreductase, producing the protein MDSSLFQLEGKAALVVGGGQGMGESTAMFLARAGCGVAVADVLKERADRVANAVADLGQTSASIVGNVLDDSQVKEVVTRAERELGGLDVLVTIVGQASFNSLLDMTPEQWDLDHSRNLRYFFMTACDIRVVP; encoded by the coding sequence ATGGACTCATCACTCTTTCAGCTCGAAGGCAAGGCGGCGCTTGTCGTGGGCGGCGGCCAGGGCATGGGCGAAAGCACGGCAATGTTCCTCGCCCGCGCCGGCTGCGGGGTTGCCGTCGCCGACGTGTTGAAGGAGCGTGCCGACCGCGTCGCCAACGCTGTCGCCGATCTCGGCCAAACCTCGGCCTCGATCGTGGGCAACGTGCTCGACGATAGTCAGGTCAAGGAGGTCGTTACGCGCGCCGAGCGTGAACTTGGCGGCCTTGATGTGCTGGTAACCATCGTCGGTCAAGCGTCATTCAATTCCCTCCTCGACATGACGCCGGAGCAGTGGGACTTAGATCATAGCAGGAACCTGCGTTATTTCTTCATGACGGCGTGCGACATTCGTGTAGTTCCATAA